The Triticum aestivum cultivar Chinese Spring unplaced genomic scaffold, IWGSC CS RefSeq v2.1 scaffold120040, whole genome shotgun sequence DNA window TGTGAGGCGAGCATGCCTTGCACCATGTTCCACAGCTCTGCTGCGGTGTGGCATGTAGCCACCTGAATTGCCATCTCGCACGGGAGAGAGGTCAGCAGGTAAGAGAACACCAGCTGATCCCTCGCGTACCACGTGGAAAACTCCGGATTGGGAGCTTTGGACTTGGTCTTGCCGTCGGCACCGGTGACCTCAATGGACTGGGGCAGCACCGGCTGCTCGACGTCGAGGAACTCTTCCATCCGAGCCCCCCTGATCGCCGAGAGAACGGTGGCACGCCATAGAGCTTCGTTCCCTCTCGTAAGCTTCTCTGTTGCGGTGTGAACAAATGGAGAGGATGGGAAGGAAGTGGAAGAGCTTGCCATGGATGATGTCGAGGCCTGCTATGATTACCATGAAGGAATTTGGTGGAAGCGTATACCTCTCTGGCAGGGACGCGTATGTGTTAAATAGCCATCTCAAGATACAGGGTTCGGCCGGTGGTTACTAGACTTGACCTCTACTCCAAGCTAAAAACAAGATAAGGAGATAAAGATCTATCTAGCCTAACCACCTGCCATGTACAACAAGTCACACGCATACAACACAATGTTTACAAGTTGACACGACACAACAAGCCTATCGTCTAACACAACCATTCCAATGTTCATCCTTGTTCTTGCCGTCCATTCAGTTCAAGATGTCCCAGCGATGCCTCTACTGCTCTGTGTCCTTTGCGCCTGAGAGTGCGGTCATCTACTTCTGCTAGTTGTGCTTTATCTCTGTATCTCTAGTTACTAGCTTTCCGATGTGTTGTAAATGGTGCAGAGTGCCCCCTTGTATCTTTTTTTCGCGAATACACAAAACTTGTATATCATTCCATTGATAGAAGAAGTTAACAGTGAGTACAGGGGGTATGACACATGACACGAACGCAAGAGGTGTGAACATGGTGACCGGAGCAGAGAAACATGGGATGCTAAGCTCAAAGAGGAAAAAACACGCCTAAAACTCGCAACCCTAGGACGCAACCCAAACCAAACCAACAAGACGACCGACATCTTCGAATCTACCGCTGAGGACACCGCAAGCAAAATAAGACGGCGCCTTCACGAAGGAGAACGACGCCAAGGGCGCCGTCACCGTCTGATCCGCaaaaccggatctagggtttcccttgATGCTCGAAGATGTCCCTTGTATCTTTCTAGCGTTTCCTGttgtttctttgtgttgtttgtaTTTCGTTCATGTAATcatggccggttgatggctttgttaatttgatggctttgttaattaaAAGCCGGGTTAGGTCCAAGCCTACTTCAGTCTCGGGCtgagccttttctctaaaaaaagagGAGTCGCACCCAACTACTGTCCTTTTCGTTTTGGAACAGGCACCCATCTCTTTGCTTGTATCCCTCTCTTGTTCTGCCCTAAACCTTATTTTTCTCAATTTCTCTCTGAATCACCCACAATTACTTGTGTGGTTTGTAGTATCTCTAAGAAGCCCCCCGCCCCGTACCACAACGTTTCAACTTTTCAGTTGGGGCAATATACAGCAGAACCCTAGTAACATAGGCTGATAAACAAACACACGACACATGTGTGGCAGAACAGGACCATAGCATGGCTGTGTGCCGGTGCCTAAACCTTTCACATAAGTTGATAAACAGGAGAGGTGAACAATAACACAAGGTAAGTTGAGCTGGGCGAACAGGACAGTTGAACATAACTATAGCAGAGGACACCTACACATAGGTGTAGCAATTGAAGTACTCAAACATCACCAGTGCCTCGACCTTTCACATGAGTTGATAAACAGAAAGCTGAACAACAACGACgacacgacaacaacaacaacgacaaccacgacgacaagaacaacaagaagaagaagaagaagaagaacgacaacgtcaacgacaacagcaacaacaacaacgacgacgacgacgacgacaaccacGACGACAAGAACAACcacaagaacgacaacgtcaacgtcAATGACAACAACAACAAACCTTTTGTCCCCAGCAAGTTGGGGCAGGTGAACATACGGATCAACCTTCTCATCTCCTATAGACATATGTGCACCAATCGAGGTACTCCAGCATTGCCTGAAAGAAGCAAAATAGAGTCAAAGTAAGAATCAGGTTCGCTAAGTTAAACAAGATGAATGTGTTGAAGCTTAAAAGCCTTGAAGTCCAATTTGTATCCATGGACAGTTTAGGTCTATGTAGGGGGGTAAGCTTAAAGCAAGATATTCATACAGTGGGAGGATATCTCACTGAGGTTGCAGCACCAATTGTAAACAACTGAAATAAATATATTTCTTAAATAACAGTAACCCAACATTCAAATATCAGTAAAATAGTCAACGAAGCATCTCAACAGTGGGATTGAATAGACGGCTTGAATAAGAGTTCACACTGCTGCCCGCCCTGAACCAAACACCTGAACAGTAGGAGTGGGACACAGGTCGCGGTACTATTTCCTATTCCTAACCCTTTATTTCCTTTATTGGTCTATATATCTGCGTTTAAGGAGCAGAAACAAAAGAGGCATCAACCCGCAAGAGACTCAGATTAATGATAACGGAATTAATCCATCGAATTTGTCAGTCTTGCAAATTACTTGAAGCGTACAGTCTAGACGGAACAACCACCTTGTTTATAACTATAATAGTGCACCCGGTGATCCATGTGTTCTCACATAACAATTTAGTGAAAGCTTCAAAGCTAAGGTTAGCTTCATACATCTTGAACGGCAAAGTAACTGACAGAAATTCTGAATGTGCAAAACACAAAAGATATAATCAtttgtttatatgaataaaatgtattcactccatcccataatgtaagacgttttttgactagTGTAActtcaaaaaacgtcttacattacaggacagagggagtagatgtgTCTGTAATCACAAACAGATGCGTGtcttccataaaaaatcatatgaGTTCGCAACAACATAAACTGAATGTATCAATTTTTGAGCTGATATGAATCAGTGAATATGGGGATATGTAGACCTTAGCGGCACGATCGAAATCAGAAGATACAAAATGAACAGACTGCCCATTATCTATAAATCCAAAGTCAATTTCAAAGTTTTGATATTTCCTATATTGCTAAGCAAGAAAGTTGCAATAAATCGACTTTATTGTTGTAATGGTCCAGCAGGTTTCGGCCCAAATAAATGGTTGCCAACTATTGGCTGCTTCTATAATTAGATGACAGCTATAAATCTCACTAAAAGAGTGAATGATACCACAGAAAGCTCTTGCATGAAAAAAATCTTAGTAATAATTAAGATTCATCTGGTTGACGCGTTTGGACTACCTCACCATTATCCTGAACAGACGGCAATTGATAAAtcataataataaacatttataagctTACAACCGAAAGACCATTTATTTCCAGGGAAACCCATACACCTTTATAAATACACACAAAAAGATATTATTGGTTCGCAGCACAATGACATATGTTCAAATTGTGCCACGAACAAATAAAGATAATAACTCAGTGAAAACAGACTGCTAACTAATTATTAAGTATATTGTGCTTAGGGTTTTTACAAAGTTAGGGTAGTCGATAGTCTTCATTATAGTACCTAATAGATTACCTAAAATCACACCAATAGATTGTCATAATTGTAACCACACATATCATAACCAATGGATCATCAATAAGTGCTCTTGAACATAGGTGATAAATCTTCATAACTATACCAAAGTAGGTCACGACCGATAAATTCCGTAACTACACCTAAAGATCATTAGACATCTGATCTGGTAGGTCCTTATTATGATGAACCAAAATGGTGGATTGCCATAACTGCAGTTAACATGATCAGATAATCAATCTTTTGGACCTTAAATATTATTGGCTGATACTCGTAATAAATACTAGTAACTTTATGCTCGTTCAATACATAATTGAGGTTTAAGTCCAACAATCCATGATATGTACCTTAACTCTGTATATTGATATATAGTATCACACGTACGATGATGAATCGCGTAATACGCAAAACAACAGTTGACCCGGTAGTGCGATCTTTATCTACGTGTGCTGATCCAATATATATATCACGTATAAACAATCGGCCGGCTCCTATTCTGAACTTTATTCCCATGAAGTGGTCTGATATCACACACACGCAAAAAAATGTAGGTTCAATACAGATGACCATGCAGTCCCACTCTATAACATATTCAGAAAATTATGGGCTCTATTAGTTATGCATATTAATATATCAATATCATGTGCAAATGGCCAACCACCTAACGATCCAAATTAAGACTAATATTGCGTAACTATACCACATAAAATAGTCTTCCCAACTACATCAGGTAGCTTTTAATCTCAGGCTTAATTCTATGTACCGATATAATAATCAAATAGAAAATATGAGTGCCACGCATATATTCATTTCTGAGCTTGTGTTCTTATAAATAACATGATAATGCATAAATAATAAATTAAAGATGATTAAGGGCGTTTCCCGCACAATAGCATGGACACCGTGCTAGTTATAATTTAGAAGTAGCATAAAAAACTTACTTAGATTTAACATGGCGCGAAATCAGATATCCAGGAGAGGGTACGAATCAATTCTTCTTCTTTGTCTTTTGGAAAAATGTATGCTGGATAAGACTCTCTTTGAACCTGTGAGGAATGACCACCGGCATGTCATCATCATACTTGAACTTAGCTACAAATTTACCCTTCTTGTCATACTGCAGGAGATGGCCATAGCAGCTGACAAGCACGTCCCCCTCCTCGGAGACAACCTTTGCCCACCAATCACCTTGCTTCTGGAAGCGCCTGATTTCCATCGCCGGCAGTTTGATCCGGTACTGGAATGCCCAGACATCATGCTCAGGGTCCTGAAGCACAAAGATGGACATCTCAGTCATGCCATCCTTGCTGGTGGACGCAGCAAGCTTTCCACCCAGGTCAAGCAAGTGCATAACATGGCGGGGGTTCACAGGTGGCGGAGTCATCTGCCGTGACGTCTCTGCCACTGTGTCGAACACCCGTATCCTGTGGTAGCGAAGACCTGACCGTCTCCTCCAGTGTATGTGCAGGCTGCCATTGAGGAGGACCGGCGCGCCAAAGATGGATGGTTCCTCGGCCAAAACCTCGGTTAACGGACAATCGACGAGCCATGAATTGTTGGTTCCCACCGTGAGGATGTAATACTCCTGCCGACAGATCAACTCTGTGGAGTTGTTTTTCCAGTACATGACGCGGAACTCCCCTGAAGGCTGGTGCCGGAAGAGGGCGAAGAGATTCTCTATGGGCTTCCTGTCCTGCCGGAGGGCAGCCCACTCGCTCGTGGCCGGATTGCAGATGATGTAGCTGCCGACGACGAAAAGGCCGTCGCAGGAGGCGACGATGCTGAAAGAGCCGTGGAATGGGAACTGGAGAGAGGGGCCGATCTTCGCGGACCGGAGGTGGATGGCGTTGAGGCCGGATTCGAGGCCGCGGCCGGAGATCCGGCAGGACCTAATCAGGGGAACCGCcggctggcggcggtggtggtcgAGGAGGAAGGCGGGGTCGGACGCGAGGCTGCGCCAGGACCGGCAGACGGCGCGGAAGCGGAGCACGGACTTGGCCGGGAGGCGGGGCAGGATCTCCTGATGCAGGATCTCATCGGGGATGACGGCGAGGCGGTCCGACCTTgccctgcttctcctcctcggCGGGGCCGTCCGCCCCGGTTCGTCCTCGGCGGCCAGGCGCCGCCCAGAACGGAGGAGCATCGGCGAGGTGGTTTTGGTGGAGTCGAGGAGAGTGGAGACGGGATCAAGCGGCGGCGCCCGGCAGGCCCATGCGGAAACCCTAGCAGGAGTACTACTCTGACAAGGGAAACCCTAGACGGAGTACCTCTGACAAATGGGTCCACTGAAGCGTGTGC harbors:
- the LOC123175912 gene encoding putative F-box protein At3g52320 — translated: MLLRSGRRLAAEDEPGRTAPPRRRSRARSDRLAVIPDEILHQEILPRLPAKSVLRFRAVCRSWRSLASDPAFLLDHHRRQPAVPLIRSCRISGRGLESGLNAIHLRSAKIGPSLQFPFHGSFSIVASCDGLFVVGSYIICNPATSEWAALRQDRKPIENLFALFRHQPSGEFRVMYWKNNSTELICRQEYYILTVGTNNSWLVDCPLTEVLAEEPSIFGAPVLLNGSLHIHWRRRSGLRYHRIRVFDTVAETSRQMTPPPVNPRHVMHLLDLGGKLAASTSKDGMTEMSIFVLQDPEHDVWAFQYRIKLPAMEIRRFQKQGDWWAKVVSEEGDVLVSCYGHLLQYDKKGKFVAKFKYDDDMPVVIPHRFKESLIQHTFFQKTKKKN